A window from Leptospira meyeri encodes these proteins:
- the clpA gene encoding ATP-dependent Clp protease ATP-binding subunit ClpA, which yields MNLSLDLEKTLELAGKEASKYHHEFITLEHLLYGLTFNEKTKEVLIHVGCDLDLLRKDLTEYFEEDLSTIAVPDLKIQPRYTVGVQFVIQFAAFHVQNSGKEEVDGNNVLVALFREEDSQAFYLLAKQEVNRLDVIKYISHGIKKESEPEELNFTEEIEPEEGETGSRKSALEKFCVNLTERARLGKLDPCIGREIEIERTIHILSRRRKNNPIFVGEAGVGKTSIVEGIAERVVKGLVPKSLRGLEIYSLDMGLVMAGTKFRGEFEERLKAILQEVVGKPERIIFVDEIHTIVGAGAVSGGSLDASNLMKPALANGELKCIGTTTYKEYKSIFEKDHALSRRFQKIEVTEPSREDAIEILKGLKPKYESFHGVTYSAKAIEACVDLSSLHLRDRFLPDKAIDLMDESGAFVKLRDEKKEKVKKQVGILEIESLVAKIAKIPEKTVKADDKKKLEHLDSEIKSIVFGQDHAIEQVVDAIHYSRSGLSDEGKPIGSFLFVGPTGVGKTEVAKTLAEKMGVEFLRFDMSEYMEKHSVSRLIGSPPGYVGYDQGGQLTDAITKNPHCVLLFDEIEKAHEDIYNILLQVMDHATLTDSTGKKADFRNVILILTTNTGAQESAKPLLGFETDQYDDRSLKAIERTFTPEFRNRLTAVVEFGALSIPVVELVVKRMFRTLQAKANEKGIHLELSGKAVRHLAETGYDKAMGARPIQRLLNTEIGKPLSKKILFQKDKGTRYLVDVIEKQGKAVLEILEANE from the coding sequence ATGAACCTTTCCTTAGACTTAGAAAAAACCTTAGAGCTTGCGGGTAAAGAAGCAAGTAAATACCATCACGAATTTATTACATTGGAGCACTTGTTATATGGTCTGACTTTCAATGAAAAAACAAAAGAAGTTTTGATCCATGTCGGATGTGATTTGGACCTTCTTCGTAAGGATCTCACCGAATACTTTGAGGAAGATCTTTCCACTATCGCCGTTCCCGATTTAAAAATCCAACCAAGATACACTGTCGGTGTGCAGTTTGTGATTCAGTTTGCCGCTTTTCATGTCCAAAATTCTGGTAAAGAGGAAGTGGATGGAAACAATGTACTCGTGGCACTTTTCAGAGAAGAAGACAGCCAAGCCTTCTACCTTTTGGCCAAACAAGAAGTCAACCGCCTTGATGTGATTAAATATATCTCGCATGGAATCAAAAAAGAATCCGAACCAGAAGAACTAAATTTTACGGAAGAAATCGAACCAGAAGAAGGAGAGACTGGTTCCCGTAAATCCGCATTGGAAAAGTTTTGTGTCAATCTAACAGAAAGAGCAAGGTTAGGAAAATTAGACCCTTGTATTGGTCGGGAAATTGAAATCGAAAGGACCATTCATATTTTATCTCGTAGAAGAAAAAATAACCCAATTTTTGTGGGAGAGGCTGGAGTGGGAAAAACGTCCATTGTGGAAGGTATCGCCGAACGAGTTGTCAAGGGTCTTGTTCCAAAAAGTTTACGAGGTTTGGAAATTTATTCTTTGGATATGGGACTTGTGATGGCAGGAACCAAATTCCGTGGAGAATTTGAGGAACGTTTGAAAGCCATCTTACAAGAAGTAGTCGGGAAACCAGAACGAATTATCTTTGTAGATGAAATCCATACGATTGTCGGTGCCGGAGCTGTTTCAGGCGGAAGTTTAGACGCTTCCAATTTGATGAAACCGGCCCTTGCCAACGGTGAACTCAAATGCATTGGAACTACCACATACAAAGAATATAAATCAATTTTTGAAAAGGACCATGCCCTTTCCAGAAGGTTTCAAAAAATTGAAGTTACGGAACCTTCCAGAGAAGATGCGATCGAAATTCTAAAAGGCCTCAAACCAAAGTACGAATCCTTTCACGGAGTCACCTACAGTGCCAAAGCCATCGAGGCTTGTGTTGACTTATCCAGTTTACATCTTAGGGATCGTTTTTTACCAGACAAAGCCATTGATTTGATGGATGAATCTGGCGCCTTTGTGAAGTTACGCGATGAGAAAAAAGAAAAGGTCAAAAAACAGGTGGGGATTTTAGAAATTGAATCTCTAGTTGCAAAAATTGCAAAAATCCCCGAAAAAACAGTAAAAGCTGACGATAAAAAGAAATTAGAACATCTGGATTCGGAAATAAAGTCCATAGTGTTTGGTCAAGACCATGCCATCGAACAGGTGGTAGATGCCATCCATTATTCAAGGTCAGGCCTCAGTGATGAAGGAAAACCAATCGGTAGTTTTCTTTTTGTTGGCCCGACGGGTGTGGGTAAAACCGAAGTGGCAAAAACTTTGGCCGAAAAAATGGGAGTGGAGTTTCTTCGTTTTGATATGAGCGAATACATGGAAAAACATTCAGTATCGCGTCTGATTGGAAGTCCGCCGGGATATGTAGGTTATGACCAAGGTGGTCAACTCACAGATGCTATAACCAAAAATCCCCACTGTGTTTTGTTATTCGATGAAATTGAAAAGGCACATGAAGATATTTATAATATTTTATTACAGGTGATGGACCATGCTACACTGACCGATAGCACTGGCAAAAAGGCAGATTTTCGGAATGTGATCCTCATCTTAACCACAAATACTGGTGCCCAGGAAAGTGCGAAACCTCTACTTGGATTTGAAACCGATCAGTATGATGATCGTTCACTGAAGGCAATAGAAAGGACATTTACACCCGAGTTTCGGAACCGACTCACTGCCGTTGTGGAATTTGGGGCGCTCTCCATTCCGGTAGTAGAGCTCGTGGTAAAACGTATGTTCCGTACTTTGCAAGCAAAGGCAAATGAAAAAGGAATTCATTTAGAATTGTCAGGGAAAGCGGTACGCCATTTGGCTGAAACCGGTTATGACAAAGCAATGGGTGCAAGACCCATCCAAAGATTACTCAATACAGAAATAGGAAAACCTCTTTCTAAAAAAATCCTTTTCCAAAAAGATAAGGGAACTCGTTACCTTGTGGATGTGATAGAAAAACAAGGAAAGGCCGTTTTGGAAATTCTGGAAGCGAATGAGTAA
- the hisC gene encoding histidinol-phosphate transaminase codes for MSYQTKQFSMEALVRKELLTYKPYTPGEQPGLSTSTIKLNTNENPYPPSPKIKEAVEKVLETGVLRKYPNYHGRKLQELIAKDYNLDPDQILVTNGSDEALRLLFQALVGPNDVVVAPDPTYSFYPVLTEQMMVGATYKAVPLLSDLHFDFESLEKEQGKLLCFAHPNAPTGVEEPKEKLIHLVHNFEGIVLSDEAYIDFTEHNSSLMSEIKNHPNLVVSRTFSKSYALAGLRVGYLVGSLEVISWIRKLKDSYNVGILEQVVAEASYADKEYFLEKRSLVIAERTKLKKELESLGFTIPDSSTNFLFCKPKLGVSPESLYLQLKDKNILIRYFSNGISKDYVRITIGTPEENKKLLATIRELL; via the coding sequence ATGAGCTATCAAACCAAACAATTTTCGATGGAAGCACTGGTACGTAAGGAACTACTCACTTACAAACCATATACCCCGGGAGAACAACCCGGGCTTTCTACCTCCACCATCAAACTCAATACCAACGAAAACCCCTACCCACCTTCCCCTAAAATTAAAGAAGCCGTAGAGAAAGTTTTAGAAACAGGTGTTTTGCGAAAGTATCCCAACTACCACGGAAGGAAATTACAAGAACTCATTGCAAAGGATTACAATTTAGATCCAGACCAAATTTTGGTGACAAACGGGTCTGATGAAGCCTTACGTTTGTTATTCCAAGCTCTTGTTGGTCCAAACGATGTGGTGGTCGCTCCTGACCCGACATACTCCTTCTATCCAGTTTTAACAGAACAAATGATGGTAGGTGCTACATACAAAGCAGTTCCACTTTTGTCCGACTTACATTTTGATTTTGAGTCTTTAGAAAAAGAACAAGGGAAGTTACTTTGTTTTGCTCATCCCAATGCTCCGACAGGTGTGGAAGAACCAAAGGAAAAACTGATTCACTTGGTTCATAATTTTGAAGGAATTGTTTTATCTGACGAAGCCTATATTGATTTCACAGAACATAACTCTAGTCTGATGTCCGAAATCAAAAACCATCCAAACCTAGTGGTCTCTCGCACTTTTTCTAAATCCTATGCGTTGGCAGGACTCCGAGTGGGTTATCTTGTAGGATCTCTTGAAGTGATCTCTTGGATTCGCAAACTAAAGGATTCTTATAACGTAGGTATTTTGGAACAAGTGGTGGCAGAAGCTTCTTATGCAGACAAAGAATACTTTTTGGAAAAACGTTCCCTTGTCATTGCGGAAAGAACAAAACTCAAAAAAGAATTGGAATCTCTTGGTTTTACCATTCCAGACTCCTCTACCAATTTTTTATTTTGCAAACCAAAGTTAGGTGTTTCACCAGAAAGTTTGTATTTGCAATTGAAAGATAAAAACATTTTAATTCGTTATTTTTCAAACGGAATTTCCAAAGATTATGTGCGTATCACAATTGGAACCCCAGAAGAAAATAAAAAACTACTCGCAACCATTCGCGAACTTCTATAA
- a CDS encoding Hsp20/alpha crystallin family protein, which yields MNTLTKENHGNVSETVEGKDQKLTTRVYSPNVDVLETEETIQFFVEMPGVDQTSVDISIEKDQLILEGKFVSSEESRGQVRLAEYREGNYYRKFTIGKAIHSDKATAKMKNGILELTIPKMEPKKTKIEIQK from the coding sequence ATGAATACACTGACAAAAGAAAATCACGGAAACGTTTCAGAAACCGTAGAGGGAAAAGATCAAAAGTTAACCACTCGAGTTTATTCCCCTAATGTAGATGTGTTGGAAACAGAAGAGACCATTCAGTTCTTTGTAGAGATGCCTGGAGTGGATCAAACTTCAGTAGACATATCCATCGAAAAAGACCAATTGATTTTGGAAGGTAAATTTGTTTCTTCTGAAGAATCTCGTGGTCAGGTAAGACTTGCGGAATATAGAGAAGGAAACTATTACCGTAAGTTTACAATTGGCAAGGCAATTCATTCAGATAAGGCCACTGCAAAAATGAAAAATGGAATTTTGGAATTAACCATTCCAAAAATGGAACCTAAAAAAACAAAAATCGAAATTCAGAAATAA
- a CDS encoding RidA family protein: MSIQDTLKQLGLEIPPVPAALAAYIPSKRSGNLIFTSGQLPLVAGKLRKTGKVGREVSLEEAKEEAKQCVLNALATTLLHIESLDKIKSIVKLGVFVAGTPEFTEQHLVANGASELLGAIFGDKGKHARFAIGVSSLPLDASVELEMVAEVE, encoded by the coding sequence ATGTCTATCCAAGATACCTTGAAACAGCTGGGTTTAGAAATCCCCCCAGTTCCCGCTGCACTAGCTGCCTATATTCCTTCCAAAAGGTCAGGAAACCTGATTTTTACCTCCGGACAACTTCCGCTTGTGGCAGGGAAACTACGAAAAACAGGAAAGGTTGGACGTGAGGTTAGTCTTGAGGAAGCCAAAGAAGAAGCCAAACAATGTGTTCTCAATGCCCTTGCGACAACTTTACTTCACATTGAATCTTTAGACAAAATCAAATCCATCGTCAAACTTGGAGTTTTTGTTGCAGGAACACCGGAATTCACCGAACAACACTTAGTTGCAAATGGTGCTTCAGAACTTCTTGGTGCCATTTTTGGAGACAAAGGGAAACATGCGCGTTTTGCCATTGGTGTGAGTTCTCTTCCTCTAGATGCTAGTGTGGAATTGGAAATGGTCGCAGAAGTAGAATGA
- a CDS encoding Hsp20/alpha crystallin family protein, whose amino-acid sequence MLFRILDPQTKANQFWRDFDRLNDELTRSILDSQFGSSSNFPPVNVYTKEDEALVTCLLPGLEPDQIEINVKDNLLSIHGKKKTEELAEGTEVLRREIFNGEFHRTLELPFRVDSEHVLAKFTNGILNIHLPRREEDKPKKVSITLG is encoded by the coding sequence ATGTTGTTCCGAATTCTAGACCCACAAACCAAAGCAAATCAATTCTGGAGAGATTTTGACAGGCTGAACGATGAGTTGACTCGTTCCATTTTGGACAGCCAATTTGGATCCTCATCCAATTTCCCTCCAGTGAATGTTTACACAAAGGAAGACGAGGCCCTTGTAACCTGTTTACTTCCTGGACTCGAACCAGACCAAATCGAAATCAATGTAAAGGACAATCTTCTTTCGATCCATGGAAAGAAAAAGACCGAAGAACTAGCAGAAGGAACCGAAGTTCTTCGTCGTGAGATCTTTAATGGGGAATTCCATCGAACTTTGGAATTACCGTTTCGAGTCGATTCGGAACATGTCCTAGCAAAATTTACCAATGGAATTTTAAACATCCATCTTCCTCGTAGAGAAGAAGATAAACCTAAAAAAGTATCCATCACACTAGGGTAA
- the clpS gene encoding ATP-dependent Clp protease adapter ClpS, with protein sequence MSDPKRKSYTDMNVELLEREKQKKKLKKPDRYKVILINDDYTPQEFVVYVLANVFRKSMEESRQIMWKAHTSGSAVCGVYSLDIARTKVAEVHKLADDAGHPLQCQLAKEEDE encoded by the coding sequence ATGTCAGATCCAAAACGTAAATCTTATACCGATATGAACGTTGAACTTCTCGAAAGAGAGAAACAGAAAAAAAAATTAAAAAAACCTGACCGGTATAAGGTGATTCTCATCAACGATGACTACACACCCCAGGAATTTGTAGTCTATGTACTAGCCAATGTATTTCGGAAATCGATGGAAGAATCTCGTCAAATTATGTGGAAAGCTCATACTTCGGGCTCTGCCGTTTGTGGGGTGTATTCTTTGGACATAGCAAGAACAAAGGTTGCGGAAGTGCATAAACTTGCGGACGATGCGGGACATCCATTACAATGCCAATTGGCAAAAGAGGAGGACGAATGA